Proteins encoded by one window of Sulfurospirillum barnesii SES-3:
- a CDS encoding IS256 family transposase: MEFQIDTEAILQQIREGKALGGKDGALAPLIKQLTEAALQAEIESHLTQDLVKNRKNGSSSKTMKSEVGSFELDVPRDRAGTFEPQIVKKNQTHMSDQIEQKILSLYALGNSYSQIADHIEEIYGVGFSKATISAVTDKILPMLQEWRVRPLEELYPFIFLDAIHYKVKDEGRYISKAFYTVLGVRTDGKKEILGLYLGESEGAKFWLQVLTDLQNRGVKDILIASVDGLKGFPEAITSVFPNTEVQLCIVHQIRNSLRFIGSINQKQFASELKAVYQAFSKEEAENELDKLEEKWGKKYPIVFQSWRNKWENLSVYFQYPEDIRRVIYTTNIIESVHRQFRTLTKTKGAFPNDDSLLKLLFMGIKNAEKKWTMPIRNWSLTLSQLSIYFEGRLNKALNL; this comes from the coding sequence ATGGAATTTCAGATAGACACAGAGGCAATATTACAACAGATTCGTGAGGGTAAAGCCCTTGGTGGGAAAGATGGAGCACTGGCTCCATTGATTAAACAACTGACAGAAGCAGCGCTTCAAGCAGAGATAGAATCCCATCTCACACAGGATTTAGTAAAAAACCGTAAAAATGGCAGTAGCTCTAAAACAATGAAGAGTGAAGTAGGCAGTTTTGAACTGGATGTCCCACGAGATAGAGCAGGCACATTCGAGCCTCAAATTGTAAAGAAAAATCAGACCCATATGTCAGATCAAATAGAACAAAAGATACTCTCACTCTATGCCCTTGGCAACAGTTATAGCCAAATAGCAGATCATATAGAAGAGATTTATGGAGTGGGCTTCTCTAAAGCCACGATAAGTGCAGTAACCGATAAAATCCTACCCATGCTACAAGAATGGCGAGTTCGTCCCTTGGAAGAGCTCTATCCCTTTATATTTTTAGATGCCATTCACTATAAAGTCAAAGATGAAGGACGTTATATCTCTAAAGCCTTTTATACCGTACTAGGTGTTAGAACCGATGGTAAAAAAGAGATACTCGGTCTTTATTTAGGTGAAAGTGAAGGAGCAAAGTTCTGGTTACAAGTGCTCACAGATCTGCAAAACCGTGGAGTGAAAGATATATTGATTGCCTCAGTCGATGGACTTAAAGGATTTCCTGAAGCCATCACTTCAGTATTTCCCAATACAGAAGTTCAGCTGTGTATCGTCCATCAAATACGCAATTCCCTCAGGTTTATAGGCTCAATCAATCAAAAGCAATTTGCTAGTGAACTTAAAGCAGTCTATCAAGCATTTTCCAAAGAAGAAGCTGAAAATGAACTGGATAAACTGGAAGAAAAATGGGGTAAAAAATACCCTATTGTTTTTCAATCTTGGCGTAACAAATGGGAGAATCTCTCAGTGTACTTTCAGTATCCAGAAGATATTAGACGTGTTATTTATACCACCAATATTATTGAATCCGTTCATCGCCAATTTAGAACCCTCACAAAGACTAAAGGGGCTTTTCCAAATGATGATAGCTTACTCAAATTATTGTTTATGGGAATCAAAAATGCAGAAAAAAAATGGACAATGCCTATACGAAATTGGAGTCTAACCCTCTCACAACTCTCAATTTATTTTGAGGGCAGACTCAACAAGGCTTTAAATTTATGA
- a CDS encoding IS256 family transposase, whose amino-acid sequence MEFQIDTEAILQHIREGKALGGKDGALAPLIKQLTEAALQAEIESHLTQDLQKNRKNGFSSKTMKSEVGNFELDVPRDRTGRFEPQIVKKNQTHMSDQIEQKILSLYALGNSYSQIVDLIEEIYGVGFSKATISAVTDKILPMLQEWRVRPLEELYPFIFLDAIHYKVKDEGKYISKAFYTVLGVKTDGKKEILGLYLGESEGAKFWLQVLTDLQNRGVKDILIASVDGLKGFPEAINSVFPNTEVQLCIVHQIRNSLRFIGSINQKQFASELKAVYQAFSKEEAENELDKLEEKWGKKYPIVFQSWRNKWDNLSLYFQYPEDIRRVIYTTNIIESVHRQFRTLTKTKGAFPNDDSLLKLLFMGIKNAEKKWTMPIRNWSLTLSQLSIYFEGRLNKALNL is encoded by the coding sequence ATGGAATTTCAGATAGACACAGAGGCAATATTACAGCACATACGTGAGGGCAAAGCCCTTGGAGGGAAAGATGGAGCACTGGCTCCTCTTATTAAACAACTAACAGAAGCAGCACTTCAAGCAGAGATAGAATCGCACCTTACCCAAGATTTGCAAAAGAATCGTAAAAATGGATTTAGCTCTAAAACAATGAAGAGTGAAGTAGGTAACTTCGAACTCGATGTTCCAAGAGATCGAACTGGTAGATTCGAGCCTCAAATCGTGAAGAAAAATCAAACCCATATGTCGGATCAAATAGAGCAAAAGATACTCTCACTCTATGCCCTTGGCAACAGTTATAGCCAAATAGTTGACCTTATTGAAGAAATATACGGTGTAGGCTTCTCTAAAGCCACCATAAGCGCCGTAACCGATAAAATCCTACCCATGTTACAAGAGTGGCGCGTTCGCCCCTTGGAAGAGCTGTATCCCTTTATATTCTTAGATGCCATTCACTATAAAGTGAAAGATGAAGGCAAATATATTTCCAAAGCATTTTATACCGTGCTTGGTGTTAAAACCGATGGTAAAAAAGAGATATTAGGTCTTTATTTAGGTGAAAGTGAAGGAGCAAAGTTCTGGTTACAAGTGCTCACAGATCTGCAAAACCGTGGAGTGAAAGATATATTGATTGCCTCAGTCGATGGACTTAAAGGATTTCCTGAAGCGATTAACTCAGTATTTCCCAATACAGAAGTTCAGCTGTGTATCGTCCATCAAATACGCAATTCCCTCAGGTTTATAGGCTCAATCAATCAAAAGCAATTTGCTAGTGAACTTAAAGCAGTCTATCAAGCATTTTCCAAAGAAGAAGCTGAAAATGAACTGGATAAACTGGAAGAAAAATGGGGTAAAAAATACCCTATTGTTTTTCAATCATGGCGCAACAAATGGGATAACCTCTCACTGTATTTTCAGTACCCTGAAGATATTAGACGTGTTATTTATACCACCAATATTATTGAATCCGTTCATCGCCAGTTTAGAACATTGACAAAGACTAAAGGGGCTTTTCCAAATGATGATAGCTTACTCAAACTTCTTTTTATGGGTATTAAAAATGCAGAAAAAAAATGGACAATGCCTATACGAAATTGGAGTCTAACCCTCTCACAACTCTCAATTTATTTCGAGGGTAGACTCAACAAGGCTTTAAATTTATGA